Proteins from a genomic interval of Rhodothermales bacterium:
- a CDS encoding T9SS type A sorting domain-containing protein, with protein MRTLGLALLLAWSAPVDARQFALETGNRWEYVTILDPPNAPPDTVGAGSLEVLRRAEGYLILSSPIAGSDSVRWADRSLYGLLGGQEYLLLDFRADSGSSWSIPMVLDGVAHDTMDVFVERGLDRWFEGGSRDVIETPAGYFNADYTFTASARRTLDAGWTIVFDHTYGPVSRIDGHGTLGIVSVARLEGVELPRFHVELTTDKPQYAYGEPIELTLFVRNDTDQTVRLGTFCNAPSYVLGPLAPRFEACILWVDYHEFRPGSNRTWTWRHDPRVMGMPAGGTHRLTAFYAHAGGSVEFEAPEFQGGWLSAEIAHFLPAATEEAIRTDLRAEVVRSIPRNDGSRSEVWALTEISPEEALRRHGAQTGLRLSDMRLMYLTDIRSTEVSRAEVPEKTGLQAYPNPVTADVVHFDGLLPGQEVQVFDLLGRRVATAGRELDTSQLGPGLYVFRVGPRAGTFVVAR; from the coding sequence ATGAGAACGCTCGGTTTGGCCCTCTTGCTGGCCTGGTCGGCCCCGGTCGACGCCAGGCAATTCGCTCTGGAAACGGGCAACCGGTGGGAGTATGTCACCATCCTGGATCCCCCGAATGCCCCACCGGATACCGTGGGCGCCGGCTCGTTGGAGGTGCTGCGACGGGCCGAGGGGTATCTGATTCTGAGCTCCCCGATCGCGGGGTCCGACTCGGTGCGCTGGGCAGATCGAAGTCTGTACGGACTGCTTGGCGGACAGGAGTATCTCCTGCTCGATTTCCGGGCCGACTCCGGTAGCAGTTGGAGTATCCCAATGGTGTTGGATGGTGTGGCCCATGACACGATGGACGTTTTCGTGGAGCGGGGGCTGGATCGCTGGTTCGAGGGAGGGAGCCGGGACGTGATTGAGACTCCGGCTGGCTACTTCAACGCCGACTATACCTTCACGGCGAGCGCGCGACGCACGCTCGATGCGGGTTGGACGATCGTGTTCGACCATACGTATGGCCCGGTCTCCCGCATCGACGGCCATGGCACGCTTGGCATTGTCTCCGTGGCTCGGCTCGAGGGAGTGGAACTACCCCGCTTCCACGTCGAGTTGACGACAGACAAGCCGCAGTACGCCTACGGAGAACCGATCGAACTCACGCTCTTCGTGCGCAACGATACCGATCAAACCGTGCGGCTGGGCACGTTCTGCAATGCGCCTTCCTACGTACTCGGTCCGCTGGCGCCTCGGTTCGAGGCCTGCATCCTGTGGGTCGACTACCACGAGTTCCGGCCCGGTTCCAACCGAACGTGGACGTGGCGACACGATCCACGAGTCATGGGCATGCCGGCGGGCGGGACCCATCGTCTGACGGCCTTCTATGCCCACGCAGGCGGGTCGGTTGAGTTTGAGGCGCCTGAGTTTCAGGGAGGCTGGTTGAGCGCAGAAATCGCCCACTTTCTGCCTGCAGCCACCGAGGAGGCCATTCGCACGGACTTGCGGGCCGAGGTGGTGCGCAGCATCCCCCGCAACGACGGCAGCCGCTCGGAGGTCTGGGCCCTCACGGAAATCAGCCCGGAGGAAGCACTCCGACGACATGGTGCGCAAACGGGCCTCAGGCTCAGTGATATGCGACTGATGTATCTGACGGATATCAGATCGACGGAGGTCTCCCGTGCTGAGGTACCGGAGAAGACCGGCCTCCAGGCGTACCCGAATCCAGTAACTGCCGACGTAGTGCACTTCGACGGCCTACTTCCCGGACAGGAGGTCCAGGTATTTGACCTCCTGGGGCGACGCGTCGCGACCGCCGGCCGCGAGCTGGACACGAGCCAGCTCGGCCCGGGACTCTATGTGTTTCGCGTCGGGCCTCGAGCCGGCACGTTCGTCGTGGCGCGCTAG
- a CDS encoding type II toxin-antitoxin system VapC family toxin: MSASEPLLLCDTTILVDVLRGHTPAVSFLNGYNGPLAISTLSAAELAAGTRAGESVSVGRLLSLFGPIPVSMPIAQLGGAYRGFYGQSHGTGLVDALIAATAEIHDCVLATHNRRHFPMVQRLLQPY, translated from the coding sequence ATGAGCGCATCTGAACCCTTGCTCCTCTGCGACACGACCATCCTGGTCGACGTGCTTCGCGGACACACGCCCGCGGTGTCGTTCCTGAATGGATACAATGGCCCACTGGCGATTTCGACCTTGTCCGCGGCCGAGCTGGCAGCGGGCACGAGGGCGGGGGAGTCTGTGTCGGTAGGTCGACTGCTATCCCTCTTTGGCCCCATTCCCGTCTCTATGCCCATTGCACAGCTTGGCGGCGCCTACCGGGGTTTCTACGGGCAAAGTCACGGGACCGGACTGGTAGACGCTCTTATAGCGGCGACGGCAGAAATCCACGACTGCGTGCTGGCCACCCACAACAGGCGGCACTTCCCCATGGTGCAGCGGCTGCTCCAGCCCTACTGA
- a CDS encoding DoxX family membrane protein — translation MATLRKLFHEVDPVIVRWMAKNGVPILRIGLGVVFFWFGMLKFFPGMSPAEQLVRNTVYFVDPDLFLPVLAFWETLIGLGLITGKLLRTTLFLLFLQMPGTALPIVVLPEVVWNDFPFVLTMEGQYIVKNLVLIGAGIVLGGTVRGGSVNPDPYA, via the coding sequence ATGGCAACACTCAGGAAGCTCTTCCACGAAGTTGACCCGGTCATTGTGCGCTGGATGGCCAAAAACGGCGTTCCGATTCTGCGTATCGGCCTCGGCGTCGTGTTCTTCTGGTTCGGCATGCTCAAGTTCTTCCCCGGCATGAGCCCGGCCGAGCAACTGGTCCGAAACACCGTCTATTTTGTGGATCCGGATCTGTTTTTACCGGTGTTGGCCTTCTGGGAGACGCTCATCGGACTTGGCCTGATCACCGGGAAGCTGTTGCGCACTACCCTGTTCCTGCTGTTCCTGCAGATGCCGGGCACCGCTCTGCCCATTGTCGTGCTGCCCGAAGTGGTTTGGAACGACTTCCCGTTTGTATTGACGATGGAAGGGCAGTACATCGTCAAGAATCTCGTCCTCATCGGAGCCGGCATTGTGCTGGGTGGCACCGTGCGGGGCGGGTCCGTGAATCCCGATCCGTATGCGTAG
- the rimK gene encoding 30S ribosomal protein S6--L-glutamate ligase: MKIGILSRGPEIYSTRRLVEAAQQRGHSVHVINHLLCYMNITSHRPSVHYTGHALEGYDAIIPRIGASVTFYGTAVVRQFEMMGVYSVNESVAITRSRDKLRSLQILSRAGIGLPVTGFAHSTKATDDLIQMVGGAPLIVKLLEGTQGKGVILAETDKAAEATIEAFRSLKTRFLVQEFVKEAGGADIRCFVVGNKVVASMLRQGKEGEFRSNLHRGGSARRIKITPEERSTAVRSAQKMGLNVAGVDLLRSNHGPLVMEVNSSPGLEGIEKATGKDIAGMIIEFIEKNARPHRTKTRGRG, translated from the coding sequence ATGAAAATCGGCATCCTGTCACGAGGGCCCGAAATCTATTCGACCCGGCGCCTGGTCGAGGCCGCCCAGCAGCGCGGCCACTCCGTGCACGTGATCAATCACCTGCTTTGCTACATGAACATCACCTCCCACCGGCCATCGGTGCACTACACCGGGCACGCGCTGGAGGGGTATGATGCGATCATCCCACGAATTGGAGCGTCTGTGACCTTCTACGGCACGGCGGTCGTGCGCCAGTTCGAAATGATGGGCGTGTATTCGGTCAACGAGTCGGTCGCCATCACCCGCTCGCGGGACAAGCTGCGCAGCCTGCAGATTCTTTCACGCGCGGGAATCGGACTCCCGGTGACCGGCTTTGCGCACAGCACCAAGGCCACGGATGATTTGATCCAGATGGTCGGCGGCGCCCCCCTCATCGTCAAACTGCTGGAAGGCACCCAGGGCAAGGGCGTCATTCTTGCGGAGACAGACAAGGCCGCCGAGGCGACGATTGAGGCGTTTCGATCCCTCAAGACCCGCTTTCTGGTGCAGGAGTTCGTCAAGGAAGCGGGTGGCGCCGATATCCGCTGTTTCGTGGTGGGCAACAAAGTGGTCGCCTCCATGCTCAGGCAGGGCAAGGAGGGCGAATTCCGCTCCAACCTGCACCGCGGCGGCTCCGCCAGGCGCATCAAAATCACTCCGGAGGAACGCTCCACGGCCGTGCGCAGCGCCCAGAAGATGGGCCTGAACGTAGCCGGGGTGGACCTGCTCCGCTCGAATCACGGCCCGCTCGTCATGGAGGTCAACTCGTCCCCGGGCCTGGAGGGCATCGAGAAAGCTACCGGGAAGGACATCGCCGGCATGATCATCGAGTTCATCGAGAAGAACGCGAGACCCCATCGCACGAAAACCCGGGGACGCGGATGA
- a CDS encoding ATP-dependent zinc protease, protein MESMITVGWREYVGLPQLNLPAIRAKVDTGARTSALHAYRMEPFSREGAPWLRFWIHPLRKHRKVHVVAEAPLVDERVVSDSGGNRTTRPFIRTDLLINGQRWPIEVSLTRRDRMLFPMLLGRTAMEERLVVDPARSFVLGRQAGRAFRKQLLNPPS, encoded by the coding sequence ATGGAGTCCATGATTACCGTCGGGTGGCGTGAATACGTCGGTCTGCCGCAGCTGAATCTGCCCGCCATTCGCGCCAAGGTGGACACCGGTGCCCGCACCTCCGCGCTGCACGCATACCGCATGGAACCGTTCTCCCGGGAAGGCGCCCCCTGGCTCAGGTTCTGGATACACCCGCTGCGCAAGCACCGGAAGGTGCATGTGGTAGCGGAGGCTCCTCTGGTCGATGAGCGGGTCGTCTCCGACTCAGGCGGAAATCGAACCACCCGACCGTTCATCCGCACCGATCTCCTGATCAATGGACAGCGCTGGCCGATCGAGGTCAGCCTCACACGCCGGGACCGCATGCTATTCCCGATGCTGCTCGGCCGGACCGCCATGGAAGAACGACTCGTCGTTGATCCTGCGCGGTCATTCGTGCTGGGCCGCCAGGCAGGCCGGGCCTTCCGCAAGCAACTGCTCAACCCTCCGTCATGA
- a CDS encoding ribbon-helix-helix protein, CopG family, translated as MARDKMIRKQIYVTKEQDQLLSRRAAQLGVTQSEVIRLALEGALGPKGYEARAHVLNEVAGVWKNRKDLPDWDSLRAEGDERI; from the coding sequence ATGGCCCGGGACAAGATGATCCGAAAACAGATCTACGTGACGAAGGAGCAGGATCAGCTCCTCTCACGGCGAGCAGCGCAACTCGGCGTGACGCAGTCCGAGGTCATTCGCCTTGCACTTGAAGGGGCGCTGGGACCGAAAGGGTACGAGGCTCGGGCGCACGTTCTGAATGAGGTCGCCGGGGTCTGGAAGAACCGCAAGGACCTCCCGGACTGGGACAGCCTGCGCGCGGAGGGCGATGAGCGCATCTGA
- a CDS encoding succinylglutamate desuccinylase/aspartoacylase family protein, which translates to MSDALEIAGTRVEPGSRQTVLVPLAPMYTSMDMVMPTHVVRGKKDGPVLFVSAAIHGDEINGVEIIRQLLGRPDLARLRGTLIAVPVVNVYGYTFRSRYLPDRRDLNRSFPGSASGSMASRMAHTFMEEVAEKATHGIDLHTGAVHRTNLPHVRVNFENEDSLKLAHAFRAPLIMHSTLRDGSLREAGHDLGIPMLLYEAGEALRFDRQAIRVGLRGVLTVMRSIGMLPATKAPKRRVKPVLSTGSRWVRAPDSGTLLSSIEVGDVVQDDQVMGYITDPLGGENIEVRATASGVVVGKALLPLVYEGEALFNIALVDNLKEFGDRLDRYESNLSGDPDLPPDLDAVLAHDPVD; encoded by the coding sequence ATGAGCGACGCGCTCGAAATCGCCGGCACGCGTGTAGAGCCGGGCAGTCGACAGACGGTATTGGTGCCGCTGGCGCCCATGTACACCTCCATGGACATGGTGATGCCGACGCACGTGGTGCGGGGGAAAAAGGACGGCCCGGTGCTGTTCGTCTCGGCCGCGATTCATGGCGACGAGATCAACGGCGTGGAGATTATCCGCCAGCTGCTCGGGCGCCCCGATCTGGCTAGACTGCGAGGCACGTTGATCGCGGTGCCCGTGGTCAACGTCTACGGCTACACCTTTCGCAGCCGGTATCTGCCGGACCGGCGCGACCTCAACCGGTCTTTCCCGGGATCGGCTTCGGGGTCGATGGCCTCCCGCATGGCGCACACGTTCATGGAAGAGGTGGCCGAAAAGGCGACGCACGGTATCGATCTGCACACTGGTGCGGTGCACAGAACCAACCTCCCCCACGTGCGCGTAAATTTCGAGAACGAGGACTCCCTGAAACTGGCGCACGCTTTTCGGGCCCCGCTCATCATGCACTCGACCCTCCGGGACGGGTCCCTGCGTGAGGCTGGCCATGACCTCGGCATTCCGATGCTCCTGTACGAGGCCGGAGAGGCCCTGAGGTTTGATCGTCAGGCCATACGGGTGGGCCTGCGCGGCGTGTTGACAGTCATGCGGTCGATAGGCATGCTGCCGGCGACGAAGGCACCGAAACGGCGGGTGAAACCCGTGCTATCGACCGGGTCTCGGTGGGTGCGCGCCCCGGATTCGGGCACCCTGCTTTCTTCGATCGAGGTGGGTGACGTGGTGCAGGACGATCAGGTAATGGGCTACATCACAGACCCGCTTGGGGGCGAAAACATCGAGGTCCGTGCCACCGCCTCGGGCGTGGTAGTCGGCAAGGCGCTGCTGCCCCTCGTATACGAGGGCGAGGCGCTATTCAACATTGCGCTCGTCGACAACCTCAAGGAATTCGGGGATCGACTGGACCGCTATGAATCGAACCTGTCCGGGGACCCCGATCTGCCCCCGGACCTGGACGCGGTGCTGGCGCACGATCCCGTCGACTGA
- a CDS encoding peptidoglycan DD-metalloendopeptidase family protein translates to MKGLSLLLTLLVLPAQAQQRWFFPAQAHGGMLVHDSAGFPSAFPSAMEWPLARQLGDGTFLSNYVDDDQGTTSVTDYMGGHDHLYDDHRGTDIAIYNFRLMDRGMYIVAPAAGTVLRTTIGFGDRNTTTPYPDGGNGIAVRHDDGSESYYWHIRTNSAMVEPGERFEAGQPLAFVGSSGWTPIPHLHFELSSARDPWQGSYNPAPSLWRDQPDYVGDAPLWVMDQGVFTLAAVGGSTNGITDKAVKERISEPALVGDSEAVLYAWVQAQGNVGDQFVVELVRPDGTVAVSDVQGVSRKTRYGWFAFELPLPGERDTGTWTMRTREDGRVLMESSFELGAETRYAPRFKPVAGRSVRLDQGTFSETLAAVPFNRSASYHLVNAPSNVMLDGSTVTIGGTSDQEFRSRFFQVVATDEHALTDTMWYHLIDPTKPLDPPAGATTTDRTHDLPQQLSLDAGFPNPAAGRYELTVSARQPSTARVAVFDLLGRRVHAFESSLASGPNSFAIGTAGWPGGTYLVRVQTADGSVSRLFSVLDQ, encoded by the coding sequence ATGAAAGGTCTTTCGCTCCTGTTGACCCTGCTGGTCCTGCCCGCCCAGGCCCAGCAACGCTGGTTCTTTCCTGCCCAGGCCCACGGCGGGATGCTGGTGCATGATTCCGCCGGATTCCCGTCGGCATTCCCATCTGCCATGGAGTGGCCGTTGGCGCGGCAGCTTGGAGACGGCACGTTTCTCTCCAACTATGTCGATGACGATCAGGGCACAACGTCGGTGACCGACTACATGGGCGGCCATGACCACCTCTACGACGATCACCGGGGCACCGACATCGCCATCTACAACTTCAGGTTGATGGATCGCGGCATGTACATCGTCGCGCCCGCAGCCGGGACGGTGCTCAGGACGACCATCGGGTTCGGTGACCGCAACACCACTACGCCCTATCCGGACGGTGGAAACGGGATCGCCGTGCGGCATGACGACGGCAGCGAGTCGTACTACTGGCACATCCGCACCAACTCGGCGATGGTCGAACCCGGCGAGCGGTTTGAGGCGGGACAGCCTCTGGCTTTCGTCGGCTCGTCCGGGTGGACGCCCATTCCGCATCTGCATTTTGAGCTTTCATCGGCGCGGGATCCCTGGCAGGGTTCGTATAACCCCGCTCCCAGCCTGTGGCGCGATCAACCGGACTATGTGGGAGACGCGCCGCTATGGGTCATGGACCAGGGAGTCTTCACCCTGGCGGCCGTCGGCGGATCAACAAACGGGATTACCGACAAAGCGGTTAAGGAGCGGATTTCGGAGCCGGCTCTGGTCGGGGACTCAGAGGCCGTGTTGTACGCCTGGGTTCAGGCCCAGGGCAATGTCGGAGATCAGTTCGTCGTCGAGCTGGTGCGTCCTGACGGCACAGTCGCAGTGAGCGACGTGCAGGGCGTGAGTCGAAAGACCCGCTATGGCTGGTTCGCCTTTGAGTTGCCACTGCCCGGAGAGCGTGACACAGGAACGTGGACCATGCGAACCCGGGAGGATGGCCGTGTACTGATGGAGTCCTCGTTTGAGCTGGGTGCCGAGACCAGGTACGCCCCACGGTTCAAGCCGGTAGCCGGCCGGTCTGTAAGGCTGGATCAGGGCACCTTCAGTGAAACGCTCGCGGCCGTGCCCTTCAATCGTAGCGCGAGCTACCACCTGGTGAATGCACCTTCGAACGTCATGCTCGACGGCTCCACGGTGACGATTGGCGGGACGTCGGACCAGGAATTCCGGTCGCGCTTCTTCCAGGTTGTCGCTACGGACGAGCATGCCCTGACGGATACGATGTGGTACCACCTCATCGACCCAACGAAGCCGCTGGATCCGCCGGCGGGTGCGACAACGACAGATCGGACCCACGATCTCCCGCAGCAGCTCTCCCTGGACGCGGGATTCCCGAATCCTGCGGCCGGACGCTATGAGTTGACGGTGAGCGCCCGACAGCCTTCGACGGCCCGGGTAGCCGTGTTCGACCTTCTCGGCCGCCGCGTGCACGCGTTTGAGTCCTCGCTTGCGAGCGGCCCAAACTCTTTCGCGATCGGGACGGCGGGATGGCCCGGCGGCACCTACCTGGTGCGTGTTCAGACAGCCGATGGCAGTGTGTCCCGGCTGTTCTCCGTGCTGGATCAGTAG
- a CDS encoding aminopeptidase P family protein: protein MRLTLLLLAFLTVNDAIAQEARRRWEMMAEIRRDKFDLVLPEVMRENNVDMWITMNREGNDDPLWMDFGQGYTGSTSYYVFTDRGGDRIERAALGVDGYFLEQSHAYDYFGSASELADFVSERDPQSIALNMSRRIGAADGLTHSGFLELTEVLGPIYAERFVSAEKLTSDFRSRRVATEIAAFSEAGQISKEIAERALSNEVITPGVTMLEDVAWWMAEEQFRRGLGTSFGMPSVYITGPDGIEALSDRRIIQRGDYLTIDWGVGLMNFHTDMKRIAYVLREGETEAPPGIQHAFDQGLRARDVLKRTIKPGVTALEAQEQIYAALEEAGFRRMTAFNQPSDDPEVTDVIIGSHSVGNLGHGIGPSIAFFNPLRITYELRPSNMLSIELFAYTSAPEWGGAKVRVALEDDAVITERGVEWLYPASQRILLIR from the coding sequence ATGCGACTGACTCTCCTGCTTCTGGCCTTTCTGACCGTTAACGACGCCATCGCCCAGGAGGCACGCCGAAGATGGGAGATGATGGCCGAGATCCGCCGCGACAAGTTTGACCTCGTGCTGCCGGAAGTCATGCGGGAGAACAACGTGGACATGTGGATCACCATGAACCGCGAGGGCAACGATGACCCGCTTTGGATGGACTTTGGCCAGGGCTACACGGGATCGACCTCCTACTACGTGTTTACGGATCGGGGCGGCGATCGTATCGAGCGGGCAGCGCTGGGCGTGGACGGCTACTTCCTGGAACAGAGTCACGCCTATGACTACTTCGGCTCCGCGTCGGAACTGGCCGACTTCGTGTCGGAACGGGATCCGCAGTCCATCGCACTGAACATGTCCCGTAGAATCGGCGCGGCGGACGGCCTGACGCACAGCGGCTTTCTGGAACTCACCGAGGTGCTGGGGCCGATCTATGCCGAGCGCTTCGTGTCTGCCGAGAAGCTCACCTCCGACTTCCGCTCCCGCAGGGTGGCCACCGAAATCGCGGCGTTCTCGGAGGCCGGGCAGATCTCGAAGGAAATCGCCGAGCGTGCGCTCTCCAATGAGGTGATAACGCCGGGAGTCACCATGCTCGAGGACGTGGCGTGGTGGATGGCTGAAGAACAATTCCGCCGCGGCCTGGGCACGAGCTTCGGCATGCCCAGCGTGTACATAACGGGTCCGGATGGCATCGAGGCCCTTTCAGACCGTCGCATCATCCAGCGAGGCGACTACCTGACCATCGACTGGGGCGTGGGTCTGATGAACTTCCATACGGACATGAAGCGCATCGCGTACGTGTTGCGCGAAGGAGAAACCGAAGCGCCCCCCGGCATTCAGCATGCCTTTGATCAAGGCCTTCGGGCGCGCGACGTGCTCAAACGCACCATCAAGCCGGGCGTTACGGCCCTGGAAGCCCAGGAGCAGATCTACGCGGCGCTGGAGGAGGCCGGCTTCCGCCGCATGACCGCGTTCAATCAGCCCTCCGATGACCCGGAGGTGACGGACGTGATCATCGGCAGCCATTCCGTGGGCAACCTCGGACACGGCATCGGTCCGTCCATCGCCTTCTTCAATCCGCTGCGGATCACCTATGAACTCAGGCCAAGCAATATGCTGTCAATCGAGTTATTCGCGTACACCAGCGCGCCCGAATGGGGTGGCGCCAAGGTGCGCGTGGCGCTGGAGGACGATGCGGTCATAACCGAACGGGGCGTGGAGTGGCTCTACCCCGCCAGCCAGCGCATCCTGCTCATCCGATAG
- a CDS encoding beta-lactamase family protein, protein MRYLLLLLLLVAAPVSAQTLTLGEAVPGSLTAESKDTYTFETSEDYYVYGYVDQISVDVVVRILDPEGEEVGEYDSPARGPEPFQFSPETSGTFTIEVTPFEGEEGDYSVLLVANEPKATEPTALVDQLMQPFSSNDAPGAVISVVRNGDVVLAKGFGMANLTYGIPMTAETGVSIASVSKHFTGMALVLLEQDGALSLDDDVRDHLPDLKDFGTPITLRMMLNHTTGYREVLNFLPMAGWQFTDAMDRDLLTRIVQNQPQLQNDPGSEYNYNNTTFMLLADVVEKASEMEFGEFMQERIFKPLGMTNSTIKTHQGQVIPGSGQGYVAASGGGYRYVTDFAGAYGASGVNTTAHDIVKWMGNFRDHTVGGPEAIDSLTERGILTSGDTTNYALGLGVREWRGQMLYTHTGGETSFRTWFGYFPDIDSGLFFSSNHPSFSLGMWTDLAEAFFGEYLEAEEEEEEETTVEAGSVPTAEQLEAISGMWRFIGAPLMIEYTVEDGELFAQATNQPKFKVEPTSDSTFTFVGVPASVTFHFEEDGTTTRATHHQGPDSPMEKVVAPDMTEEELAAFTGRFINDELETIYTLTIEEGELKGHHRRLDSFTVTHLVDDEFTAGAWFLGGLKFQRDPTGKVIGFLAGSGRTRDVWFRRME, encoded by the coding sequence ATGCGCTATCTCCTGCTGCTCCTTCTCCTGGTCGCCGCGCCCGTCTCTGCACAGACCCTGACCCTTGGCGAGGCCGTGCCGGGCAGCCTGACGGCCGAGTCCAAAGACACCTACACGTTCGAGACCAGTGAGGACTACTACGTATACGGGTACGTGGATCAGATCTCGGTCGATGTGGTCGTGCGCATTCTCGACCCGGAAGGCGAAGAAGTCGGCGAATACGACTCACCGGCACGCGGGCCGGAGCCGTTCCAGTTCTCGCCGGAGACGAGCGGCACCTTTACGATTGAGGTAACCCCCTTCGAAGGCGAGGAGGGAGACTACTCGGTTCTGCTGGTGGCCAATGAACCGAAGGCCACCGAGCCGACAGCGTTGGTGGATCAACTGATGCAGCCGTTCTCAAGTAATGACGCCCCGGGTGCGGTCATCTCGGTGGTGCGGAACGGCGACGTGGTGCTTGCCAAGGGGTTCGGCATGGCGAACCTGACGTACGGCATCCCGATGACGGCGGAAACGGGAGTGAGCATTGCGTCCGTGTCGAAGCACTTTACCGGCATGGCGTTGGTGCTGCTGGAGCAGGACGGTGCACTCTCGCTGGATGACGACGTGCGGGACCACCTCCCGGACCTGAAGGACTTCGGCACGCCGATCACACTGCGCATGATGCTGAACCACACCACCGGCTACCGCGAGGTGCTCAACTTCCTGCCCATGGCAGGCTGGCAATTCACAGATGCCATGGACCGCGACCTCCTGACGCGCATCGTGCAGAACCAGCCACAGCTCCAGAACGACCCCGGCTCCGAATACAACTACAACAATACCACGTTCATGCTGTTGGCCGATGTGGTGGAGAAGGCTTCCGAGATGGAGTTCGGTGAGTTCATGCAGGAGCGCATCTTCAAGCCGCTCGGCATGACCAACTCCACCATCAAGACCCATCAGGGCCAGGTGATACCGGGATCAGGGCAGGGCTACGTGGCGGCGTCCGGCGGCGGATATCGTTACGTCACCGATTTCGCCGGCGCCTACGGTGCCAGTGGGGTGAATACGACCGCCCACGACATCGTGAAGTGGATGGGCAACTTTCGCGACCATACGGTCGGCGGACCGGAGGCCATCGACTCGCTCACGGAACGCGGCATCCTGACGTCCGGCGATACCACGAACTACGCCTTGGGCCTGGGTGTGCGGGAGTGGCGCGGCCAGATGCTGTACACACACACGGGCGGGGAAACCTCCTTCCGTACGTGGTTCGGCTACTTCCCGGATATTGACTCGGGCCTGTTCTTCTCCAGCAACCACCCGTCATTCAGCCTCGGCATGTGGACGGATCTGGCCGAGGCGTTTTTCGGAGAGTACCTGGAGGCCGAGGAAGAAGAGGAAGAAGAAACCACGGTGGAAGCCGGCTCGGTGCCAACGGCTGAACAACTCGAGGCGATCTCCGGGATGTGGCGGTTTATCGGGGCCCCGCTCATGATCGAGTACACCGTCGAGGACGGGGAGCTCTTTGCCCAGGCGACGAACCAGCCGAAGTTCAAGGTCGAGCCCACTTCGGACTCCACCTTCACGTTTGTGGGGGTGCCGGCTTCGGTCACGTTCCACTTTGAGGAAGACGGCACCACGACCCGGGCCACACACCATCAGGGTCCCGATTCTCCGATGGAAAAGGTGGTGGCCCCTGATATGACCGAAGAGGAGCTCGCCGCGTTCACCGGCAGGTTCATCAACGATGAGCTGGAGACGATCTATACCCTCACAATTGAAGAGGGCGAACTGAAGGGTCATCACCGCAGACTGGACTCCTTTACCGTCACCCATCTCGTGGACGATGAGTTCACTGCCGGCGCCTGGTTTCTCGGTGGCCTCAAATTCCAGCGGGACCCCACCGGAAAGGTGATCGGATTCCTGGCGGGCAGCGGCCGCACCCGGGACGTCTGGTTCCGCAGGATGGAGTAA
- a CDS encoding flagellin, translating to MAFGDLTRINTNIGVLNAYNKLQATNSEMGMRQMRLATGKRINSAEDDSAGYSIAKSLESKTRGQAQAAQNIGDAKSMLTVAEGTMDTVMEILQTMKEKTVQAASDTLSSTERSAIDTQLTALSAEITDLLGDSKYNNTSLFTSSSFSFQVGAEAGDTFSVSVGTMSVTQLGVNSGAIDVSTASAATSFLSTVDAAITTISTKVSGIGDNQKRLTFKQDAINIAMTNNEAARSRIEDADFAKEQMEIAKLQILQQTGVAAMAQANSSAGAVLGLL from the coding sequence ATGGCTTTCGGCGATCTCACCCGCATCAACACCAACATCGGGGTCCTCAACGCCTACAACAAGTTGCAGGCAACCAACTCCGAGATGGGTATGCGCCAGATGCGTCTGGCGACCGGCAAGCGGATCAACTCCGCGGAAGACGACTCGGCCGGATATTCGATTGCGAAGAGTCTCGAGTCCAAGACCCGTGGTCAGGCCCAGGCGGCACAGAACATCGGCGATGCCAAGAGCATGCTGACTGTCGCAGAAGGGACCATGGATACGGTCATGGAGATCCTCCAGACCATGAAAGAGAAGACCGTTCAGGCGGCGAGCGACACGCTCAGTTCGACCGAACGCTCTGCCATCGATACGCAGCTGACGGCGCTCTCCGCCGAGATCACGGATCTGCTGGGAGACAGCAAATACAACAACACCTCGTTGTTCACGTCGAGCTCGTTCAGTTTTCAGGTGGGCGCCGAAGCCGGCGACACCTTCTCCGTTAGCGTCGGCACGATGTCCGTCACGCAGCTCGGCGTGAACTCCGGCGCGATCGACGTTTCGACGGCATCCGCGGCGACCAGCTTTCTCTCCACCGTCGACGCTGCAATCACGACCATCTCAACGAAGGTGAGCGGCATCGGGGACAACCAGAAACGCCTGACCTTCAAGCAGGACGCCATCAACATCGCGATGACCAACAACGAGGCCGCGCGCTCCCGCATCGAAGACGCGGACTTCGCCAAGGAGCAGATGGAGATAGCCAAACTGCAGATCCTGCAACAGACCGGCGTAGCGGCCATGGCCCAGGCCAACTCAAGCGCCGGTGCCGTGCTCGGACTGCTCTAG